The Hydra vulgaris chromosome 11, alternate assembly HydraT2T_AEP genome contains a region encoding:
- the LOC105848313 gene encoding uncharacterized protein LOC105848313: protein MELLTPPQCRYCLKTYSKLKEPIYTVCTCENRPKFAHGSCFRDWLKTYKYGVCEICLAKSKLVRNGYKNLRKWNLPQNTSKTVYFHLALLLICLIAFLSFTIWWLIEQCWQPSCFVSEIIIIVIFAFVGISFFCFKESRFFLINIRVDNSNWKVVQCKEVIKQKKKKSIRRLSSIPSIRHSYKNSINFFKDGEVCLSSKGTPYSIIDEKHIDMAVVWTPRDYPRVKKIVEHEHKRIPANNHKKGLYIQKNRRLGFNKDEINAIPPNISWKNDFSFNINKNNTIYACNNQKLTQIKASNLSDSQNAVMPLKNDVIFKTIENGFSYIKDLDNKDFERNVHLLEPSVYAFEINAHEFNTSTHEFKNNIEKSRTNVQKLEMYVHELEANTNEYTNDLNEQIANDNNMLLSSMTII, encoded by the exons ATGGAGCTTCTAACCCCTCCTCAATGTAGGTACTGTTTGAAAACCTATAGCAAATTAAAAGAGCCTATTTATACTGTTTGTACATGCGAAAACAGACCAAAGTTTGCGCATGGAAGTTGTTTTAGAGATTGGTTAAAAACCTACAAATATGGCGTATGTGAAATATGCCTGGCAAAAAGTAAACTTGTACGgaatggatataaaaatcttCGCAAG TGGAATTTACCTCAAAACACATCTAAAACTGTATATTTTCATCTTGCATTACTGCTAATTTGCTTGATTgcctttttaagttttactataTGGTGGTTGATAGAACAATGTTGGCAACCCAGTTGCTTTGTCAGcgaaatcattattattgtaatttttgcatttgtgggcatttcttttttttgttttaaagaatcacggttttttttaattaatattcgGGTGGATAACTCTAATTGGAAAGTGGTTCAATGTAAAGAAGTAATTaaacaaaagaagaagaaaagcATAAGAAGACTTAGTAGTATTCCAAGCATTCGACATTCatacaaaaacagtataaacttttttaaagacgGTGAAGTATGCCTTAGTTCAAAAGGTACTCCTTATAGTATTATAGACGAAAAGCATATAGATATGGCAGTTGTTTGGACACCACGAGATTATccaagagttaaaaaaattgttgaacaCGAGCACAAAAGAATTCCTGCAAATAATCACAAGAAAGGActttacattcaaaaaaatagaagatTAGGTTTTAATAAAGATGAAATAAACGCTATTCCTCCAAACATTAGTTGGAAAAATGACTTTTcatttaacattaataaaaataatactatttacGCTTgcaataatcaaaaattaacgCAAATTAAAGCGTCCAATCTTAGTGATTCGCAAAATGCAGTTATGCCTCTTAAGAATGATGTCATATTTAAGACAATTGAAAATGGTTTCAGTTATATAAAAGATCTTGACAATAAAGACTTTGAAAGAAATGTTCACTTGCTTGAACCCAGTGTTTACGCATTTGAAATAAATGCTCACGAGTTTAATACAAGCACCCacgaatttaaaaacaatattgaaaaatcgAGAACAAATGTTCAAAAACTAGAAATGTATGTTCACGAGCTTGAAGCAAATACAAATGAATACACAAATGATTTGAATGAACAAATTGCAAATGATAATAACATGCTATTATCATCAATGACAATTATTTGA